ACCGGGCCTGGGCGACGAAGGCGTAGCCGCAGTAGGTGACGGAAAGAGGCCGCTCCCAGGCCCCGTCCAGCCTGCGGCTGGGGTCGCCCACGTCGCCCGCCCCGTCGTAGGGCCCGTAGAAACGGTCGGGATAGCCGAAGGGACCGGCGGCGACGCCCCGAGTGAGGTCGAACTCCGTTCCCTCGTAGTGGTCGCGGTGAAGGGCCATGACGTCGCGGACGTCGAGCTTCGCGTCGGGGCGGACCGAGAAGGGATAGGCCGCGGTGAAACCGTCCTCGACCCAGGGGGAGAACCCCTTCGAGGGGGCGATGAGGGAGAAGACGCGCCAGACGCGGCGGAGCGAGTAGTAGGGGTGATTGTATTCGCCGAGGCTGACCGTGCGGAGCCAGTCGAGGGGGCCCTCCTCGGGATTCCACCAGCCATGGCGGCGGGCCACCTCGTGAAGGTTCTTGGAGAACATCACGTCGGGATCGTCGGGATCGATCTGGCGGATCCGGAACTGGTTGGCGGCGACGAAGACCTCGCCGTCGGGGACTTTCTTCGCCACCCAGAGCCCCCCCTCGCCGTCGGGCGAGGGAGCCATCTCCATGACCCATCCCTCTTCCCTGTCGGCCACGGGAAGGGTCTCGCCCGTGCCGTAGAGGCCGTAGCGCTCGATGAGATCGCCCATGAGGGCGATGGCCTCTCGGGCCGTCCGGCACCGCTCCAGGGCGATCCGGGAGAGCTCGGAGGAGTAGAGGATCCTCCTGCCCGGCTCGGGACCGGGCGTCACCTTCGAGCCGTCGGTGCACTCGCCGAACAGAAGCTGGTGTTCGTTCATGATGCCGTAGTTGCCGTCGAAATAGGCGTAGGTGTGAGGCACCTGGGGGATCTGTCCCAGAGGGATGGAGGGCTCTCCCTCTCCGCCATAGGCCGGGGCACGTTCGGGGGCGACCATGCGCCTGTGGCCGTAGCTGTTGTACTCGGGAAAATCGCCCATGGCCACGGCTGAGCAGTAGACGGGCCTCATCGAACCCGGGGCATGGTCTTGGGCCGGGACGTAGACGATCCGCTGATCGGACAGATCGTTGTCGTCGGAGTGAGAGACCATGACGGAGCCGTCTTTCGAGGCCCCTCGGGTGACGATGATCGTCGTACAGGCCTCGGCCAGTCCCGGACCGAGAACCCAGAAAAAGAGCAACAGGACAGCAGGGAACCCTTTTCTCCTCATCACAAAACCCCCTTCAGGCTGAGAACTTCAGGTTCATTATAGTCCTCGGCGCGGCAAGGGTGAGGGGCTCGTGCCGTCAGGGGCCGGAATGCCCGGCAGGGCGGGCTCCATCGATTCGAAGACGGTCGGAAGGGCCCTGTCGCTCCAGATTCGGGGCAGCGGTCCCGACTTTCCGGGCAGTCCGAGAAGGACCGATGGCCGTCCCTCTTTTTCTGCCACAAAGGGCGGCCGAGCCATCCGGACACAAGAGGCCGTCGCGACGAGGATGACGAGGATAAAGAAAACCCGAGAAGGAGGAAGACCGATGACGATCGCATTCCGCCCCCTGACCCTCGAAGACGGACCGGCCCTGAGGGCGGCCCTGGACCTCTGTCCTCAGAAGGCCTCCGACTACACCTTCGTCAACCTCTGGGCCTGGAACGGCCAGAGGCGCTACGACGTCGCCTTCGACGGCGATCTGGCCTGGCTCCGCGCCACCTCTCCGAAAGAGGAGCTCTGGGCACCCCTGGGAGATTGGGAAAAAGCCGACTGGGAGACGCTCCTGAGGCAGAGCTTTCATCGGGGAGCCCTCTTCCGGCGCGTGCCTGAAAAGCTGGCACGCCTCCTCGCCCGGCGCCTGGGACCGTCTGTCTCCATCGAAGAGGAGCGGGACCAGTGGGAGTACCTCTACCTCGTCGACGAGCTCATCGCCCTCGAGGGAAACCGCTTCCACAAGAAGAAGAATCTGGTGAACCAGTTTCTCAAAAGCTACGACTGGCGCTACGTCTCCCTGTCGGCCGACGACGGTCCGATGATCGTCGACCTTCAGCAGGCATGGTGCCGCCGGCGGAACTGCGACGAGACGGAGGGCCTGAAGGAGGAAAACGAGGCCATCGCCCGCGTCCTGCGCGACTGGAGGACCTTCCCGGACCTGATGGGCGGCGCCCTCGTCGTGAACGAGACCCTGGTGGCCTACACCGTCGCCGAAGCCCTCGACGACACCGTCGTCATCCACTTCGAGAAGGGCCTTTCCGACTACAAGGGGGTCTATCAGGCCATCAACAGAATCTTCCTGGAACGCCTTGCCTCCTTCCGCTACGTCAACCGCGAACAGGACCTGGGAGAGGAGGGGCTCAGGAAGGCCAAGATGTCCTACAATCCCGTCGATTTTCTCCGCAAATACGCCGTCGCCTGGCGAACCTGACGGAAAAGAGCCCGCCATCGCCGCATGATCCGTCGCGCCCGCGTCATCTGTCGCAGACGGCCCGGTCCATGATCTCCGTCGTCAGGGACCTCCAGGCCCTGACGAGCTCCCTGCGGAGAACGAACGCCTTTTCCCGCAAGAGACCGGGGGCCCCGGGGAACGGGAAGCGCCGTCTCAGGAAGGGCGGGATCGAAGCCTTCCGTCCCTCTTGCCGGCTGTGACCTTTTGCACATTTGATCGCCCATTTGTTGTATGATAGGCGTGACCTCCCCGATGGCGAGGCCGGAGAACTTTCCTCGACGACTCGAGTGCGCTCCCTACCGTCCCTCCTTCAGGTTCCGAGCAGCCCCCTTCGACACCACTCCCGCAAAGAGAGTTCTCCCACAAGACCGGACGGCCCGAGGACAGGGGCTCTCCCGAAAAGCTTCCGCCGAGGAGGCTCCGTTTGGCTGCCTGTATATGAATTGTTTTTATATAAATAATTCAACGTGTCAAAAGGACACTGCCATTCCTGTTTTCATTTCAACCGGTCCGATCGAGGAAATACAGGCTCTTGCAGGAGGACATGCCATGTCAAACATGAAACGATCCATCAAAACAAAATTAATCAACGAAGGGTTGAGATATATCGAAAAAGACCCCATGGAAAACATCGCGAAATGGATCAAATGGGCTAAAAAAATCATCACGTCAAAAGAACATGCAAAATATTTAGAAATATTCAAAGAAAGCATAGAAAACCCCTACAGCAATTGGCATCAACTGACAAAAAGATTCTTCGAAGAACTATCCATGAATACAAAAAATAAATTCTTGGCAAACTACATCATAAACTCAGGCATAATAGGAATACCCACGAAAAACAAACTTCAGGAAAAATATGATTGCAACATCCCATGGGCCATATTGATTGATCCGACTTCTGCGTGCAATCTAAAATGCATCGGCTGTTGGGCTGCAGAATATGGAAAAACAGATTTCCTAAGCCTTGAAACTCTTGACCGAGTCATTCAAGAGGGCAAAGAACTAGGCATCTATATGTATATATACTCTGGCGGAGAACCACTTATGCGAAAAGATGACCTGATCGACCTTGCCAAAAAGCATGATGACTGTGCTTTCCTGGCATTCACAAACGCCACGCTTGTGGATGAAAATTTTTCCAAAAATTTAGGCCAACTCGGAAATTTCGGATTGGCCATAAGCATCGAAGGAACCGAGCAAGAAACCGACGCCAGAAGAGGAATAGGCGTTTATAAAAAAGCAATAAAAGCAATGGATTTACTAAAAAAGGAAGGAGTTATATTTGGATTCTCCACTTGTTACCACAAACATAATACCTGCTCAGTCGGATCAGAAAGTTACATAGACTATATGGTTGAAAAAGGATGTATGTTTGGATGGTATTTCACCTATATACCCATAGGAAAAACAGCATCGCTTGATTTATTGGCTACACCGGAACAAAGAGAGTACATGTTCCATCAAGTAAGAAATTTTAGGAAAAATAAACCAATATTTTTGTTAGATTTTTGGAATGACGGAGATTATGTCGATGGCTGCATAGCGGGCGGAAAAAACTACTTGCACATCAACGCCAGAGGTGACGTCGAGCCATGTGCGTTCATCCACTACTCAAATATCAATATAAATCATACAACTTTACTGGAGGCTCTTCATTCTCCTCTATTCAAGCAATACCGAGAGCATCAGCCCTTCAATGAGAACCATCTGAGGCCTTGTCCTCTCTTGGATAACCCAGAAAAACTCGTCCATATGGTCCATCAGGCCAACGCCAGATCGACACAGCCCATCGATGAGGAATCCGTTGAAGCATTGACCTCTAAAACCGAAAGCGCTGCTAAAAAATGGGCTCCTGTAGCAACCAAACTCTGGGAAAACATTAAAGCCAATAGAAATTACTAGGGTTCACCTGCTTCATGCCAGGCAAAGGCAACACTAGGCAACGAAGTTTATATAGTAAATGAGTTTACAGAGAAGAAGGCCTTTCAGCCGACCCTCCTCGGATTACGCTCGGCAGACCCCCGTCGACAAAGGCCTCGGACAAGGCGACAGCAACGTCCTACCGGCACCGTCGCGAGGGGAAACTCGACGATCGAGCCGACGGGAAGGGAGAGCCGACAGGGGACAGGGAGGCAAGATGCCCCTCCTCCCTGTCGCATCGGAAGAGGAGGCGCATCGAGGGAGATTCGACAGGTCTTCGAGAAGGCCTTTCCGAAGACGGTCCGGCACCTGCTTGCGACGCGCCAACCGCAAGGCTCGACCGTCCCGCAAGTTCATCGGCCTTCCCCGCCGGAGGACGTTGCCCGGCCGATCCCGAGGGGGCCCCGCCGTGATCGGCTCCGCCCCACCGCTCATCGCGACAAAAAGGAGAGGTTCCCGCCGAGGGGGCCTCCCCTTTTTGTCGCCGGATGCGGACGTCACCTGTCGAAGACGGTCTGATCGACGATTTCCGTCGTCAGGGCCCGGAGGGCCCTTTCGACGAGCTCCCTGCGGAGGGCGAACTCCTCCTGCGGCGAGAGGTCGGGGTTCCCCAGGGGGTGGGGAATGGCCACGCCGGGAACGATGCGGTTGGCTCCCACCGTGAGGGAGATGGGAACGATGGTGGCGATGTGGACGACGGGAATGCGGGCACGTTCGATCTCTTTGACCATCGCTGCGCCGCAGCGGGTGCAGGTCCCTCAGGTGGAGGTGAGGATGACGGCGTCGACGCCGTCCGATCGGAGCCGTTCGGCGATCTCGGCTCCGAAGCGGGTGCAGTTTTTCACCGGCGTTCCCGTGCCCACCGTGGAAAAGTAGTAGCCGTAGAGGCGGCCGAAGGCCCCTTCCCTCTCGAGGGCCCTCAGGACATCGAGGGGGACGACGCGGTCCGGGTCGTCGTTGACGAAGGTCCTGTCGTAGCCGCCGTGGACCGATTCGAACTCTCTCGCCGTCAGATCCTCGAGGGACTCCAGGGAATAGCGGCCGAAGCGGGAGGCCGAAGAGACTTCGATCCGGTCCGGATTGCCCATGGGAACGACGCCGCCCGAGTTGACGAGGGCCACGGTGGCCTTCGTCAGATCCTTCAGAGCCGGGGCGGGGGGAACGCGGTCGAAAAAAGGCATTTCGAACTCGGTCCGGAAGGGCTCGCCGCGGAACTTGGCCAGGGCCATGTCGACGGCGCGGGCCGCCCCGTTCTTGGAGAAGAAGAAGTTCTTCCGCCTTCCCCGCGAAAGATAGCCCTCCTCCTCGGCCGTCCCCTTCAGCCCCCCGCCGAGAAGCCTGAGGGAGAGACCGCAGAGGGCTTCCAAAGCCCTTTTCATCCCCCGGGCGCTATCGGCGACGGGGACGATGAAGATATCGCGGCCGTAGATTTCGACGGCGGGATTTTCCGCATAGAAGCCGGTAAGAGCCGGAAGGCCGAGTTCCTCCGTGACGGCCTGGCAGACTTCGCCGCAGGCCATGCCGTAGCGGCCGGCGTTGAAGGCCGGACCGGCGATGACGAGATCGGGACGGAGGGCGACGATCCGCTCCAGGACGTCGGCGCGGGTCCTTTCGAGATTTTCTGCGAAGTGGTTGTCGCCGCACCAGACGGTGGCGACGATGGAGGCCTCGTCGCCGAAAAGCGCCTGAAGCTGAAGGCCGGGCCCCAGGGCTCCTTCGACGGTCGTCGCCTTCAGATCGGCCGACGCCTCACCGCCCTGACCTGCAAAAAACTGGTTCAGATAGTGGACAACGCGCTTGGACATGACCCTTCCCCCCCTCAGACCCAGCGGGCGCCGATGGCGCTGAAACCCAATTCGTTGGTGGAGCCGATGATGGCCTGAATCTCCGTCTCGATGGAGCCGTCGGGCCTGAGACTCGCTCCGTTGCCGCCGGAAAGAGTGGCGATCGACTCGGGCCACCCCAGGACGCGATCCATGGGGGGCACGACGACGACGGCGTTGACGTTGCCGGCCGAGACGACGGCCGTCGCCTCGACGGCGGCATCGGCCAGCCCCTGGCTGGCGCCGTCGGCGCCGGCGGCCTCGTCGGTGATGAGGACCGTCCGGATGCCTCGCTTTTCGAGCTTGGCGCAGTTCATGACCAGGTCCGTGTCGGGGTTGCCGTACCCCTCTTCGGTGACGAGGGCCACTTCGGCTCCGATCAGGGCGGCCAGCTTGGCCGTGTAGCTCGACGAGCGTTTCTTGTCGGCGAGGACGACGTTCTCGTTGGTGACGATGACGCCGAGGAAGTCGAGATCGACGCCGTGACGGCTGTAGAGTTCGGCGATGACGGGGTTGTTGAGATGGTGATAAGTCGTGTTCTTGTCGCAGGCCGAGACGCAGTTGCCCGAGGCGATGGCGCCGTCGAGAACCTCGTTGGGGTGAATCAGCGTGGGAAGGATTTTTTTGACGTCGACGCCGTAGAGATAGGTGTCGTGGAGGAGTCCCTGAGACTGAAGCATGTAGACGTAGACGAAGCGGGGAAGGCCGGAACGGCCTTCCGAGAGGGGCGGCAGCTCGTAGCTCTCGACGCGATCGACGGGCGCTCCGACGCAGGCGCGGGCAAGATAGTGGGCCAGCCTCAGCCCGGCCAGGCGGAGGGCGCCCTCGTAGGCATGCTTTTCCAGCCCCTCCTGGGGTTCGGCGACGAGGACGATGTTCTGAGTCCTCGAGAAGGGCGTGTAGGCGGCACCGGGACCGCACATGTCGATAAACCCCTCCTGGAAGCCGACGACGGGGGCGCAGGTGACGACGGCGGCTCCTTCGAGGACAAGCGTCGCTCCCTCTCCGACGGTCTCCACGTCGCCGATGAAACCCGGAAAGACCTCGCCGCCCCCCGAGATCTTGCAGCGGGGTTCGATGACGTCCTTGACGGGGATGATGCGGACCCTTTCGCCGGGCCTGGCCACCTCCAGCTTCGTCCGGATCAGGGGAAGCCCCTCGAGGACTTCGAGGGCCTCCGTGGCGTCGACGGTGAGACACCCGCCTTCCAGTTTCGTCTTCGAACCGAGACGGACTTCCCCGACGGCAGCCCGATGCAGTTCCAGTTTCATCTACCCCACCTCCCCGCCTCTCCACGAAAGAGAGGGCTTTATCTTCCCTTCTCAGGATAGAACGGAGACTGAAGGCGCGCATTGTTTTATCGCACAATAAATGCTACGATTTTCTCGGCATTTTTGTCTTCATGCCCAAAGGAGCGAGGCCCATGCAGGCCGACCTGGCCCAGAAGGTGGCCGACGTGGCCATGGCGACCATCGGTCACCACGTGATCATCACCGACGATCGGGCCCTCGTCATCGGGTCCAGTCTGCCCGACCGGAGAGGCGACCTTCACAGCCCCTCCCTGAAGGCCATGGCCTCCCGGTCGGAGGTCGTCACGACTCCCGACGAGGCCCTGGGACTGGATAGGGTTCGGCCTGGCGTGACCCTTCCCATCGAACTGGCAGGAGAAATCGTCGGATCCGTCGCCATCGCGGGAGAACCCGACGAGGTGGTCCGCTTCAGCCAGCTCGTCCGGCGCGAGGCCGAAGTCTTCCTCAAGGAACGCATGCTCCTCGAGGCCGAACTCCTTCGCGACGGAGCGCGCCAGCACCTCATACAGGAGATCTACGCCTTCGCCGGAGGCGAGATGGATCGGGAGTTTCTCCTGGCCCGGGGAAGGGAGATCGCCATCGATCTCGCCCTTCCCCGGCTCTGCCTCGTCATCGACGTCACGCCCCTCGGTCCCGACAGGAAAAACGCCGAGGGCTCGGAACGAAGGCGCCTGGCAGGGGAGATCGAGGCCCTTTTCAAAAGGGCCCAGGATCTGACGGCCATCTTGGGAAGCGACAAATTCATCGTCCTTCCCGTCCTGTCGGGAAAAGAGCGTCAGACCTTCGTCGACGCCGTCGCCGAAGGCTGCCGTCACCTCCAGGAGAGTTTCCGGCGCCGGGGCAGGGAGGCCTCCTTCGGCATCGGTCCCGTCGCCGACGACCTCGACGCCCTCTCCCTCTCTCTGCGCAGAGCCTGGAGGGCCCTCGTCCTGGGCCGGAGGATTGAAGGGAAACCAGGCGTCTTCTTCTACGAGGATTTCCTTCTCGACGACCTCCTCGCCGGAGCCGACCGCCGTCTCGCCCGGACCTTCATCGCCCGATCGCTGGGCGACCTGAGAGACGCCGACGACTTCGACGACCTGAAGACGACGCTCCGGGCCTGGATGGGCGACCCCTTCCATCCGGGGCAGGTGGCCCGATCGCTGGGCATTCACCGCAACACCCTGACCTACCGCCTGGACAAGATAGGCCGTATGACGGGACAGGATCTGAGAGACTTCCGCAGCCTCTTCTCCCTCGAACTGGCCCTGAGGCTGGCCGACTGTCCGACCCTGGCCGAAAGGGAAAGGGGGGAGATGCGGACATGATCCTCCTCGAATTCGACCTTCCTCTTCCTCGGACCAAGGGACAAGGTCCCTCTGTGGCGGCCCGTCTTCCCTCCCGTTCCGTGCTGGAAGTCAAGGGTCCCTCTGGGGTGGGCAAGTCGACGCTCCTGCGTCTCATCGCCCGCCTGACGCCCCGCCCGGGAGGAACGCTCCGCTTCCGCGGAACCGACGCCTCGGCTCTTGCGGCCCCGATCTGGAGGCGGGAAGTCCAATATCTCCATCAGCAGCCCGTTCTCATCGCCGGAACCGTCGAGGAGAACCTGCTCCTTCCCTGGACCCTGGCCGCCTACGGCCAGAAGCCCCGGCCCGACAGAGGGACTCTCGTCGACACGCTCGGGACGCTGGACCTCGACGCGAAACTCCTCGAACGGGACGGGCGCCTCCTCTCGGGAGGCGAGAAAAGCCGCGTCGCCCTTGCCCGGAGCTTTCTCGCCGACCCGACTCTCCTCCTGCTCGACGAGCCGACGGCCTCCCTCGACGAGGATAACCGCCGCCTTCTCCTCCTCGCTCTCCGCGACTGGCTCGACGGGGCCGACAGGGGCCTCGTTCTCGTCTCGCACCGCGATGACGGGGCCTTTTTCGACCAGGGCATGACCCTCGACATGACAGCCCTCCGGGAGGTTTTTCTTCCATGAGTGGCGCGCCGATCATCGGCAACGGCCAGCTCCTTCTCTCCCTGGCCCTCCTTGTTCTGCCGGGAGCCGTCTCGGCCCTTCTCGGACTGGGGCTGCTCCGGTCCCTCCTCTGGGGAGCCCTCCGGACTTTTCTTCAACTTTCCCTCATCGGTTACGTCCTGGGCTTTCTTTTCACCCTCGAAAGCCCCCTCGTCGTCGTCGCCGTCGTCACGGCCATGACGGCCATCGCCACGGAGGCGGCGATGGCACGAACCCCCTCGGCCAAACCCTTCCCCTACCTGATCTCCTTCGGCTCCCTCTGGGCCAGCACCTTTCTGGCCGGAACGCTCGTCCTCTTCGCCGTCATCGCCGCCGACCCCTGGTACAGCCCCAGAGTGGCCATTCCCATCTTCGGCATGATCCTCGGCAACGCCATGACGGGCATCTCCCTCGCCCTGGAACGCCTCTTCTCCTCCGTCCGAGAGGGCTGCGATTCCGTCGAGGCCCTTCTGGCCCTGGGAGCGACGCCCTGGGAATCGGTCAGGGACCGGGTGCGCCAGGCCATCGGAGCCGGCATGACGCCGACGATTCATTCCCTCATGGTCGTCGGACTCGTCAGCCTGCCGGGAATGATGACGGGCCAGATTCTGGGAGGCGCCGACCCCCTTCAGGCCGTCCGCTACCAGATCGTCGTCATGTACATGATCTCGGCCGCCGTCGCCGTCGGGTGCCTCCTTCTGACCCTTTCGGGCTACAGGAGGCTCTTCACCGACGACGGAGCCCTCAAGGCCCACCTGAGAGAGAGCGCGAGGCCCTGACTCTCTCGGCAGCGCTTCCCTCTGAGAACCGACTCCGGGGAAAGACTGTCCGAGACGCCTCCTTCCACCTCCTCCGGAGGAAAGAACGGTCCTCTTCTGCCCGAGGGGGCCCAAGCCGAAGAGCCGCCCCTGAGGGGCGGCTCTTCGGCTTCAGGGCATGACGACTCAGCCCAGACGGTATTCCCGCTCCCGGAAGCGGACTCCCTCTTTTTCGAGAAGGGCCAGGGCGGGCTCGTAGACCTCGGGCAGGACCGGAGCCTGAACGCCTCGGGCCGAGACGGCTCCCCTGAGGATCAGAAGGGCGCCGATGGCGGGCGGAATGCCCGTCGTCCTGGCGATGGACGTCTCTCCGTCGGGGATGCCGTAGTCGACCAGGGTCGAGCGGCGCTCGACGGCGGAACCGTCGGGGCAGTCGACGACATAACGGTGCT
The DNA window shown above is from Aminithiophilus ramosus and carries:
- a CDS encoding DUF2156 domain-containing protein — its product is MTIAFRPLTLEDGPALRAALDLCPQKASDYTFVNLWAWNGQRRYDVAFDGDLAWLRATSPKEELWAPLGDWEKADWETLLRQSFHRGALFRRVPEKLARLLARRLGPSVSIEEERDQWEYLYLVDELIALEGNRFHKKKNLVNQFLKSYDWRYVSLSADDGPMIVDLQQAWCRRRNCDETEGLKEENEAIARVLRDWRTFPDLMGGALVVNETLVAYTVAEALDDTVVIHFEKGLSDYKGVYQAINRIFLERLASFRYVNREQDLGEEGLRKAKMSYNPVDFLRKYAVAWRT
- a CDS encoding ABC transporter permease, translated to MSGAPIIGNGQLLLSLALLVLPGAVSALLGLGLLRSLLWGALRTFLQLSLIGYVLGFLFTLESPLVVVAVVTAMTAIATEAAMARTPSAKPFPYLISFGSLWASTFLAGTLVLFAVIAADPWYSPRVAIPIFGMILGNAMTGISLALERLFSSVREGCDSVEALLALGATPWESVRDRVRQAIGAGMTPTIHSLMVVGLVSLPGMMTGQILGGADPLQAVRYQIVVMYMISAAVAVGCLLLTLSGYRRLFTDDGALKAHLRESARP
- a CDS encoding radical SAM protein, with protein sequence MSNMKRSIKTKLINEGLRYIEKDPMENIAKWIKWAKKIITSKEHAKYLEIFKESIENPYSNWHQLTKRFFEELSMNTKNKFLANYIINSGIIGIPTKNKLQEKYDCNIPWAILIDPTSACNLKCIGCWAAEYGKTDFLSLETLDRVIQEGKELGIYMYIYSGGEPLMRKDDLIDLAKKHDDCAFLAFTNATLVDENFSKNLGQLGNFGLAISIEGTEQETDARRGIGVYKKAIKAMDLLKKEGVIFGFSTCYHKHNTCSVGSESYIDYMVEKGCMFGWYFTYIPIGKTASLDLLATPEQREYMFHQVRNFRKNKPIFLLDFWNDGDYVDGCIAGGKNYLHINARGDVEPCAFIHYSNININHTTLLEALHSPLFKQYREHQPFNENHLRPCPLLDNPEKLVHMVHQANARSTQPIDEESVEALTSKTESAAKKWAPVATKLWENIKANRNY
- a CDS encoding glycine/sarcosine/betaine reductase component B subunit; translation: MKLELHRAAVGEVRLGSKTKLEGGCLTVDATEALEVLEGLPLIRTKLEVARPGERVRIIPVKDVIEPRCKISGGGEVFPGFIGDVETVGEGATLVLEGAAVVTCAPVVGFQEGFIDMCGPGAAYTPFSRTQNIVLVAEPQEGLEKHAYEGALRLAGLRLAHYLARACVGAPVDRVESYELPPLSEGRSGLPRFVYVYMLQSQGLLHDTYLYGVDVKKILPTLIHPNEVLDGAIASGNCVSACDKNTTYHHLNNPVIAELYSRHGVDLDFLGVIVTNENVVLADKKRSSSYTAKLAALIGAEVALVTEEGYGNPDTDLVMNCAKLEKRGIRTVLITDEAAGADGASQGLADAAVEATAVVSAGNVNAVVVVPPMDRVLGWPESIATLSGGNGASLRPDGSIETEIQAIIGSTNELGFSAIGARWV
- a CDS encoding CdaR family transcriptional regulator codes for the protein MPKGARPMQADLAQKVADVAMATIGHHVIITDDRALVIGSSLPDRRGDLHSPSLKAMASRSEVVTTPDEALGLDRVRPGVTLPIELAGEIVGSVAIAGEPDEVVRFSQLVRREAEVFLKERMLLEAELLRDGARQHLIQEIYAFAGGEMDREFLLARGREIAIDLALPRLCLVIDVTPLGPDRKNAEGSERRRLAGEIEALFKRAQDLTAILGSDKFIVLPVLSGKERQTFVDAVAEGCRHLQESFRRRGREASFGIGPVADDLDALSLSLRRAWRALVLGRRIEGKPGVFFYEDFLLDDLLAGADRRLARTFIARSLGDLRDADDFDDLKTTLRAWMGDPFHPGQVARSLGIHRNTLTYRLDKIGRMTGQDLRDFRSLFSLELALRLADCPTLAERERGEMRT
- a CDS encoding ABC transporter ATP-binding protein translates to MILLEFDLPLPRTKGQGPSVAARLPSRSVLEVKGPSGVGKSTLLRLIARLTPRPGGTLRFRGTDASALAAPIWRREVQYLHQQPVLIAGTVEENLLLPWTLAAYGQKPRPDRGTLVDTLGTLDLDAKLLERDGRLLSGGEKSRVALARSFLADPTLLLLDEPTASLDEDNRRLLLLALRDWLDGADRGLVLVSHRDDGAFFDQGMTLDMTALREVFLP
- a CDS encoding dipeptidase, translating into MRRKGFPAVLLLFFWVLGPGLAEACTTIIVTRGASKDGSVMVSHSDDNDLSDQRIVYVPAQDHAPGSMRPVYCSAVAMGDFPEYNSYGHRRMVAPERAPAYGGEGEPSIPLGQIPQVPHTYAYFDGNYGIMNEHQLLFGECTDGSKVTPGPEPGRRILYSSELSRIALERCRTAREAIALMGDLIERYGLYGTGETLPVADREEGWVMEMAPSPDGEGGLWVAKKVPDGEVFVAANQFRIRQIDPDDPDVMFSKNLHEVARRHGWWNPEEGPLDWLRTVSLGEYNHPYYSLRRVWRVFSLIAPSKGFSPWVEDGFTAAYPFSVRPDAKLDVRDVMALHRDHYEGTEFDLTRGVAAGPFGYPDRFYGPYDGAGDVGDPSRRLDGAWERPLSVTYCGYAFVAQARSWLPDEVGGLLWLGLDKPSDTVFIPYHAGLTGLPESVEVVDTARFSRESAWWAFNFLSNYAGLKYSYMHAEIVELREELEKGFLQDLAVAERRALALLAVDAAKARAYLTELARRNTADTLARWWGLADHLIVKYNDGLLNEEGKMGQPLGYPRDWLSTTSWPTGPTTYERR
- a CDS encoding glycine/betaine/sarcosine/D-proline family reductase selenoprotein B → MSKRVVHYLNQFFAGQGGEASADLKATTVEGALGPGLQLQALFGDEASIVATVWCGDNHFAENLERTRADVLERIVALRPDLVIAGPAFNAGRYGMACGEVCQAVTEELGLPALTGFYAENPAVEIYGRDIFIVPVADSARGMKRALEALCGLSLRLLGGGLKGTAEEEGYLSRGRRKNFFFSKNGAARAVDMALAKFRGEPFRTEFEMPFFDRVPPAPALKDLTKATVALVNSGGVVPMGNPDRIEVSSASRFGRYSLESLEDLTAREFESVHGGYDRTFVNDDPDRVVPLDVLRALEREGAFGRLYGYYFSTVGTGTPVKNCTRFGAEIAERLRSDGVDAVILTSTUGTCTRCGAAMVKEIERARIPVVHIATIVPISLTVGANRIVPGVAIPHPLGNPDLSPQEEFALRRELVERALRALTTEIVDQTVFDR